One window from the genome of Mucilaginibacter ginsenosidivorans encodes:
- a CDS encoding eCIS core domain-containing protein yields the protein MPVKAATTKSRAVNLLTPAKTGGGRAIQRKTQVSPLPATIQRKEQPGGWAHRRPQKAVSGRSLIQPKVNIHAANDHFEKEADHVADKATGNQPASAGTRITSIKSGTQSKGVECQSKSIQSKINNPGSPDVLHSGDASPPLPDIHTTHPLTAVLSNQSTRGSPLPAPARRQMENRIGANFENVRIHTGQESHDASASIGARAFTQGANIHFANGQFNPNTRSGQHLLAHELTHTVQQGASPATTSTVSTIQRSTTSHAPSDPGTLPSEARGPPLQTKCGDTTIQCSFVDTAISRIGDLLDDLPSITEGIEGAKRWLMGKARRFAGFIPGYSALGVVMGQDPITGERIEQNGRNFINAALDIIPGGSLLKQKLEELGAIDRAAAWIDQQIQTLSGIVANIRSDFTTAWNALGLTSILDGPLNVLRNLGGIFERAITGIVGFAERAASELLSIVKEFLLTQIVDFIKTRTNAYELLKVIIGHDPVTGENVAANGTTILNALLELGGEQGREQRRQMEDTGSFQKAADWIDRGIAVFGNLYQTIRDNFGLIWNAVSIDSLMHPVDTFNRLYEKFAEPVRQVLNFVGETLVVILGFIKEALLGRLSAWAQTVRGYALVTVLIGKDPFTNAVVPRSIPNIIRGFMSLMEGGEEQYRQMEESGAIARTTARINAAVARLNMTPASVLQLFIDLWNSFSFNDLTSPVQAFHRIIDRFGEPIARLIAFIVEIVKIVIEVLLQVMNFPTDLINNIITRAMAAFERIKRDPVAFLRNLLRAIKQGFIQFFDHIGTHLMNGLVGWLMSELRDANIPPLTDFSLRGVIGWVLQVLGISMEAIWTKLAAHPRVGPERVARLRSMINTLEGIWTFIRDVQERGMAAIWDKIQEQLSNLWNTVLDAVKNWIMERIISQVTARLLSMLDPTGIMAVINSAIAIYHAVQSFIRYLRQILEVINSFVNGVADIAEGNVSTAANYLERTMDRAMPIVIGFLANQVGLSGIGRRIGEMITRVREMVDRALTWLVNRAVNTGMNILDRVMAAGRSAVRAVLGWLGIRKEFRANNGESHELYFEGANEQTSNLWVASREPMRYSVFLDRINAVASGGDQTRIAQKQAARAKLDEIETAKNRPLDSSVPEEQARSAKYDIVNAKVIELSVLTAPLFGGPALPLVFNYSGLNAEGFATGMTIRNLNKNNRPPVGSSPGVSNAAYEKLDHRRRRNGSYYIKGHLLNGYLGGTGLDFRNLTPLSRTGNGNHEREVERKVIEKIDQGKTVEYIVTPVYGSRSFPTDLQITNSTLDTQRKARLGEVISTENLVPLGLECVANVLNEASGQYDTPIVHETVTNPVESTVSSYEIQPKLKNAVSTTHHEKEADRVAHKVVSREISAPVPISKITPAARPSPAPVALAAAAPPARASPLPVDTRRQMEKHMGADFSNVRIHTGEASQKANAAIGSRAFTQGANIHFAQGEFNPGTRSGKQLLAHELTHTVQQGAAHQNTTGIAETGKKVTQVQATKKDAVIPAAKPVADHGVAAPGDAAKAPAGKAVKKKSPSSPEEDPAFQRTVGKAHARANEQRAHAPPAAKAADAQNAAGPVPFEAQSKAQNRKAESIEAAGKEEKLFDAASFKKDLLARITEVTPKTLEEADDFKEHNKIGEVKTEVGQKVSAEKENTTGPMTHATADPLHVNESENKQPVTLPPTNAGSSPASIGAKNAAPKAKTDDEVSMQEQSASLDDEMKQNNVTETQLQGSNEPTFQNAVKEKRNAQKDAIEKPAQYRKDEKAELKAAESEASSKAAGSLAGMHKDRDKNFAAVILQQNDSKKKDEDARAKVAKDINDKYAATEKTVNDLLTQAETLSGSIFDQGAEDARKIFEDYTDRKMRAYKNDRYSGLLGGGYWLKDKFMDLPDEVNVFYVDGKQLYLDKMDQVITDVSNVVTDKLNAAKKAIDDGKKDIDTYVAALPDNLKEVGTEAADNIKDKFDSLEQGVKDKGHQLIDGLAKKYVDNVKKLDDRINELKEANKGLISKAIGLLKEVWKVIKNIYQLFKTILQKLAQVVGIIIGEPGKFFSNLGAAFSKGFDRFKSRLGEHLENGLMAWLSSQLGVPDLKLPDKFDIASIFGMVLQVMGISYAHIRERAVLQIGEERVALMETTVGIFQRVYKEGLGAIWEIIKEKFTDFKDMIWEAIKSFIRDAVIKAALVFLLSLLNPIAAFVKACMAIYDFLMMLVRLKDRIIELLNSILDAVLTIATGNVDAAAAAIEMAFAKSIPIIIGFLAALLHLNDLGAKVRDIILRIRAKVDKLIDWLITKAYAFVGPAVELAMSLKNKGKALLDKGKEKVVALGKSAVGKVAGWLGIKKSFTADNGETHELYFKGSSDESSELWVASRDPMKYDEFLANIKKVRPDGDKKIMDKKAEAKDQLEEVEKAKNKPIDPSIPEEKARADKYDKVNKEVIKLSAITAHLFGGPLEPLEFNFGGLTDSGFATKMTIRYLNKNNRPPVGGPPGVSNEDYKKLNLRRNGDKPYYVKGHLLNGFLGGTGKDFRNLTPLSISGNGVHEASIESKVIEKVDEGKTVEYIVEPDYSSPIKPPTSAEIQKSNLSAAKKAKMEEIVAAEKKVPKTMKCEANILNEKKGTFDTSIVNTPIPNPVETDLKSYEL from the coding sequence ATGCCAGTAAAAGCTGCTACGACAAAATCACGCGCAGTAAATTTATTGACCCCGGCAAAAACCGGTGGCGGCAGAGCTATACAACGTAAAACTCAGGTATCTCCCCTCCCCGCCACAATTCAGCGAAAAGAACAACCGGGCGGCTGGGCGCACCGCCGGCCGCAGAAAGCAGTTAGCGGCAGGTCGCTCATTCAACCCAAGGTAAACATCCACGCCGCAAATGATCATTTTGAAAAAGAAGCCGATCATGTGGCAGATAAAGCCACGGGCAACCAACCGGCATCTGCGGGCACGCGCATAACCAGTATTAAAAGCGGCACCCAAAGCAAGGGTGTTGAATGCCAAAGCAAAAGCATACAATCTAAAATAAACAATCCCGGGTCGCCCGACGTATTACACAGCGGCGATGCCAGCCCGCCATTGCCCGATATCCATACAACCCACCCGTTAACTGCTGTACTTTCTAACCAGAGTACGAGGGGAAGTCCTTTGCCGGCACCTGCCCGCAGGCAAATGGAAAACCGTATAGGTGCAAACTTTGAAAATGTTCGCATTCATACCGGGCAGGAAAGCCATGATGCCAGCGCATCTATTGGTGCAAGGGCATTTACCCAGGGTGCAAATATCCATTTTGCAAACGGACAGTTTAACCCAAACACAAGGTCCGGCCAGCATCTTTTAGCGCATGAGCTAACACACACCGTTCAGCAGGGAGCAAGCCCTGCAACCACCAGCACCGTTTCCACAATTCAGCGAAGCACCACCAGCCACGCTCCTTCCGACCCGGGCACCCTGCCTTCGGAGGCCAGGGGTCCGCCGCTTCAAACCAAATGCGGTGATACCACTATCCAATGTTCATTTGTAGATACCGCCATCTCAAGGATCGGCGACCTGCTCGACGACCTGCCTTCGATCACAGAAGGTATTGAAGGTGCGAAAAGATGGCTGATGGGAAAGGCACGCCGCTTTGCGGGCTTTATTCCGGGTTATAGTGCCTTAGGCGTAGTTATGGGACAGGACCCTATAACCGGCGAGCGCATTGAACAAAATGGAAGAAATTTTATTAATGCTGCGCTTGATATTATTCCCGGCGGCAGCCTTCTAAAACAAAAGCTGGAAGAACTTGGCGCCATTGACCGGGCAGCCGCATGGATTGACCAGCAGATACAAACCCTTAGCGGTATTGTTGCCAATATACGCAGTGATTTTACCACTGCCTGGAACGCCCTGGGCCTAACTTCTATCCTGGATGGCCCGCTGAATGTTCTCCGAAACCTTGGCGGTATTTTTGAACGGGCGATCACCGGTATCGTCGGCTTTGCTGAAAGAGCGGCATCGGAGCTACTTTCCATAGTAAAAGAATTCCTTCTCACACAGATCGTCGACTTTATAAAAACGCGCACCAATGCCTATGAATTGTTAAAAGTAATTATAGGCCATGATCCGGTGACGGGAGAAAATGTAGCGGCAAATGGCACCACCATACTGAATGCGCTGCTTGAATTGGGCGGCGAACAAGGCAGGGAGCAACGCAGGCAAATGGAAGATACTGGCTCGTTCCAGAAAGCGGCAGATTGGATTGACAGGGGCATCGCAGTATTTGGCAACCTATATCAAACTATAAGAGACAATTTCGGACTGATATGGAACGCCGTTTCTATAGACAGCCTGATGCATCCTGTTGATACGTTTAACCGGCTGTACGAAAAATTTGCCGAACCGGTAAGGCAGGTATTGAATTTTGTTGGCGAAACCCTTGTGGTAATACTCGGGTTTATCAAAGAAGCGCTGCTGGGACGCTTGTCTGCCTGGGCCCAAACGGTAAGGGGCTACGCATTGGTAACCGTGTTGATAGGTAAAGATCCGTTTACTAACGCTGTGGTACCAAGAAGCATCCCCAACATCATCCGCGGCTTTATGAGCCTGATGGAAGGCGGCGAGGAACAATACAGGCAAATGGAAGAAAGCGGCGCCATTGCCAGGACTACAGCGCGCATTAATGCAGCAGTGGCGAGGTTAAATATGACACCGGCCTCTGTTCTGCAGCTATTTATCGACCTGTGGAACTCGTTCAGCTTCAACGATCTTACCAGCCCTGTACAGGCCTTCCACAGGATCATTGACCGGTTTGGCGAGCCGATAGCAAGGCTGATCGCTTTCATTGTTGAGATCGTAAAGATCGTGATCGAAGTATTGCTCCAGGTAATGAACTTCCCTACCGATCTGATCAATAATATTATTACCCGGGCCATGGCGGCGTTTGAACGGATCAAGCGCGATCCTGTCGCCTTCCTCAGGAATTTGCTAAGGGCAATAAAACAGGGCTTTATCCAATTCTTCGACCATATTGGCACACATCTTATGAATGGCCTGGTAGGATGGCTGATGAGTGAACTACGGGATGCAAATATCCCTCCGCTTACAGATTTCTCGTTGCGGGGAGTAATCGGGTGGGTACTGCAGGTACTGGGCATCAGCATGGAAGCTATCTGGACTAAACTTGCGGCACATCCAAGAGTAGGGCCCGAACGGGTTGCCAGGCTGCGTAGTATGATCAATACCCTCGAAGGCATCTGGACATTTATCCGCGATGTCCAGGAAAGAGGGATGGCCGCTATATGGGATAAGATACAGGAACAACTGAGCAATCTGTGGAACACCGTATTGGATGCAGTAAAGAACTGGATCATGGAAAGGATCATTTCTCAGGTAACCGCAAGGCTATTGAGTATGCTCGACCCCACCGGCATTATGGCGGTTATCAACAGCGCTATAGCCATTTACCATGCCGTGCAAAGCTTTATCCGCTATCTGCGGCAGATACTGGAAGTGATCAATTCATTTGTAAATGGCGTGGCAGATATTGCAGAAGGAAATGTTTCTACAGCAGCCAATTACCTTGAAAGAACAATGGACCGTGCAATGCCTATAGTTATAGGCTTCCTGGCCAACCAGGTAGGGTTAAGCGGTATAGGCAGAAGAATTGGCGAAATGATAACCCGGGTGAGGGAGATGGTGGACCGTGCATTGACCTGGCTGGTGAACAGGGCGGTAAATACGGGAATGAACATACTTGACCGGGTAATGGCCGCCGGGCGAAGCGCTGTGCGTGCCGTTTTGGGATGGCTTGGCATAAGGAAAGAGTTCAGGGCCAACAATGGAGAATCGCATGAACTTTACTTTGAGGGCGCAAATGAACAAACATCCAATTTATGGGTGGCAAGCCGGGAACCGATGAGGTACTCTGTCTTCTTAGATAGAATTAATGCCGTAGCTTCAGGCGGCGACCAAACAAGAATTGCTCAAAAACAAGCAGCGCGGGCCAAACTCGATGAAATAGAAACCGCCAAAAACAGGCCTCTCGACAGTTCGGTGCCCGAAGAACAGGCAAGGTCGGCTAAATATGACATTGTCAACGCGAAAGTAATAGAGCTGAGTGTTTTAACTGCACCGCTTTTTGGCGGTCCGGCGCTGCCGCTGGTATTTAATTATAGTGGATTAAATGCCGAGGGCTTTGCCACCGGCATGACCATAAGGAACCTGAATAAAAACAACCGTCCGCCGGTTGGCAGTTCCCCCGGGGTGTCTAATGCCGCGTATGAAAAGCTTGATCACAGGAGGAGGCGCAATGGCAGCTATTACATAAAAGGACACTTATTGAATGGTTATTTAGGTGGCACAGGGTTGGATTTCAGGAACCTGACACCGCTGTCAAGAACAGGAAACGGCAATCACGAAAGAGAGGTTGAAAGAAAAGTCATTGAGAAAATAGACCAGGGTAAGACGGTAGAATATATTGTTACACCGGTGTATGGCTCCAGGTCTTTCCCAACAGACCTTCAAATTACAAATTCGACTTTGGATACGCAGCGAAAAGCAAGGCTGGGAGAAGTTATTTCTACGGAAAACCTTGTGCCTTTAGGATTAGAGTGCGTTGCCAATGTGTTAAATGAAGCAAGCGGGCAATACGATACCCCGATCGTGCACGAAACGGTAACAAATCCGGTTGAATCTACGGTTTCATCTTACGAGATACAGCCAAAACTGAAAAACGCTGTCTCGACCACGCATCATGAAAAAGAGGCAGATCGTGTGGCGCATAAAGTAGTGAGCCGCGAAATATCTGCACCGGTGCCTATCAGCAAGATTACGCCGGCTGCGCGCCCATCACCTGCACCGGTGGCACTGGCCGCTGCTGCGCCGCCTGCACGGGCAAGCCCATTGCCGGTTGATACCCGCAGGCAAATGGAAAAACACATGGGCGCCGACTTTAGCAATGTGCGCATCCATACCGGGGAAGCAAGCCAAAAGGCAAATGCAGCTATAGGTTCGCGTGCATTTACGCAAGGCGCCAATATTCATTTTGCACAAGGCGAGTTCAATCCGGGTACCCGGAGCGGCAAACAGTTGCTTGCGCACGAATTAACACACACCGTGCAGCAGGGGGCTGCTCATCAAAATACAACGGGTATTGCCGAAACGGGTAAAAAAGTAACCCAGGTTCAGGCCACGAAAAAAGATGCGGTGATTCCCGCAGCAAAACCGGTTGCCGATCATGGCGTAGCTGCGCCCGGTGATGCGGCCAAAGCGCCAGCAGGTAAAGCGGTCAAAAAGAAATCGCCGTCGTCGCCTGAAGAAGACCCTGCATTCCAGAGAACAGTAGGTAAGGCACATGCCAGGGCAAATGAACAAAGGGCGCATGCTCCTCCGGCAGCAAAAGCCGCAGATGCCCAAAATGCCGCAGGACCGGTGCCTTTTGAAGCGCAAAGCAAGGCGCAGAACAGGAAAGCGGAAAGCATTGAAGCTGCCGGCAAAGAAGAGAAATTATTTGATGCTGCTTCCTTTAAGAAAGACCTGCTGGCAAGGATAACCGAGGTTACCCCCAAGACGCTGGAAGAAGCCGATGATTTCAAGGAACATAACAAAATTGGTGAAGTAAAAACTGAAGTTGGGCAAAAGGTATCGGCTGAAAAGGAGAACACGACAGGGCCGATGACCCACGCAACCGCCGATCCGCTGCATGTAAACGAAAGCGAGAACAAGCAGCCTGTAACCCTGCCGCCAACCAACGCAGGAAGTAGTCCGGCGTCTATCGGAGCAAAAAATGCAGCTCCGAAAGCGAAAACGGACGATGAGGTTTCCATGCAGGAACAAAGCGCCTCTCTCGATGATGAGATGAAGCAAAACAATGTCACCGAGACCCAATTACAAGGCAGCAATGAACCTACGTTCCAGAACGCGGTAAAGGAAAAGAGAAATGCGCAAAAGGATGCCATAGAAAAACCCGCTCAATACAGAAAAGATGAAAAAGCAGAATTAAAGGCCGCTGAAAGCGAAGCCAGCTCAAAAGCAGCAGGCTCATTGGCGGGCATGCATAAGGATCGGGACAAAAACTTTGCCGCCGTTATTCTTCAGCAAAACGATTCGAAGAAAAAAGACGAAGACGCGCGGGCAAAGGTGGCAAAGGATATCAATGATAAATATGCCGCCACCGAAAAAACAGTAAACGACCTGCTTACACAGGCCGAAACCTTATCAGGAAGCATTTTCGACCAGGGCGCTGAAGATGCGCGTAAGATATTTGAAGATTATACCGATAGAAAAATGCGGGCCTACAAAAACGACCGCTATTCCGGTTTGCTTGGCGGGGGTTATTGGCTGAAAGACAAGTTTATGGACCTGCCCGATGAGGTGAATGTATTTTACGTAGACGGCAAACAACTGTACCTGGATAAAATGGACCAGGTAATAACCGACGTGTCCAATGTGGTAACTGATAAGCTGAACGCCGCAAAAAAAGCTATCGACGACGGTAAAAAAGATATTGACACCTATGTTGCCGCGCTTCCGGATAATTTGAAAGAAGTTGGCACCGAAGCCGCGGATAATATCAAAGATAAATTTGACTCGCTTGAACAGGGCGTAAAAGACAAGGGCCACCAATTGATCGACGGGCTTGCCAAAAAATACGTTGACAATGTTAAAAAACTGGATGACCGGATAAACGAACTGAAGGAAGCCAACAAGGGCCTTATCAGTAAAGCCATCGGCTTATTAAAGGAGGTTTGGAAGGTTATCAAAAACATTTACCAGTTATTCAAAACCATATTACAAAAATTGGCCCAGGTGGTCGGGATCATTATAGGCGAACCCGGCAAATTCTTCAGCAACCTTGGTGCTGCCTTCAGCAAGGGATTCGACAGGTTCAAGAGCAGGCTGGGCGAGCACCTGGAAAATGGGCTGATGGCATGGCTATCCAGTCAGCTTGGCGTTCCGGACCTTAAACTCCCCGACAAATTTGATATCGCCTCCATCTTCGGTATGGTTCTGCAGGTAATGGGTATCAGCTACGCGCACATCCGCGAAAGGGCCGTTTTGCAAATAGGTGAAGAACGGGTTGCGCTGATGGAAACAACTGTGGGTATATTCCAAAGAGTGTACAAAGAAGGGTTGGGCGCGATATGGGAAATTATCAAAGAGAAATTCACCGATTTTAAGGATATGATATGGGAAGCCATAAAATCGTTCATCAGGGATGCGGTAATTAAAGCGGCCCTGGTCTTTCTATTAAGCCTGCTTAACCCGATAGCGGCTTTTGTAAAAGCCTGTATGGCCATTTATGATTTCCTGATGATGCTGGTAAGATTGAAAGACCGTATCATCGAATTATTGAATTCAATTCTCGATGCGGTGTTGACAATTGCTACCGGTAATGTTGATGCTGCCGCTGCGGCTATCGAAATGGCATTTGCCAAATCAATACCGATCATTATCGGTTTCCTCGCAGCATTACTTCATTTAAACGACCTCGGCGCAAAAGTACGGGACATAATACTTCGTATCAGGGCGAAAGTTGATAAACTGATAGATTGGCTCATCACGAAAGCCTATGCATTTGTTGGCCCTGCCGTGGAATTGGCCATGTCATTAAAAAACAAGGGGAAGGCACTGCTCGACAAAGGCAAAGAGAAGGTGGTCGCTCTCGGAAAAAGTGCCGTCGGCAAGGTTGCCGGCTGGTTGGGCATAAAGAAGAGCTTTACCGCTGATAATGGCGAAACCCATGAACTCTATTTCAAAGGCTCGTCCGATGAATCGTCCGAATTGTGGGTTGCCAGCCGTGATCCAATGAAATACGACGAGTTCCTGGCTAATATCAAGAAGGTAAGGCCCGATGGCGATAAAAAAATAATGGACAAGAAAGCCGAGGCAAAGGACCAGCTCGAGGAAGTTGAAAAGGCCAAGAACAAGCCAATAGACCCTTCCATTCCGGAAGAGAAGGCCAGGGCCGATAAGTACGATAAAGTTAATAAAGAAGTAATTAAGCTAAGCGCCATAACGGCCCATCTTTTTGGTGGTCCGCTGGAGCCGCTTGAGTTTAACTTCGGCGGGTTGACCGATAGTGGGTTTGCTACCAAAATGACCATAAGATACCTTAACAAAAATAACCGCCCGCCCGTTGGCGGCCCGCCGGGCGTATCTAACGAGGATTATAAAAAACTTAACCTCCGGCGAAACGGCGACAAGCCTTATTATGTCAAAGGGCATTTACTAAACGGATTTTTAGGTGGAACCGGCAAAGATTTCAGAAATCTCACCCCGCTGTCCATTTCAGGTAATGGTGTGCATGAAGCAAGTATCGAAAGTAAAGTTATTGAGAAAGTGGACGAAGGAAAAACGGTAGAATACATTGTTGAGCCAGATTACAGCAGCCCGATAAAACCCCCAACCAGCGCCGAAATACAAAAGTCAAATTTGTCAGCAGCAAAAAAGGCAAAAATGGAAGAGATTGTGGCCGCAGAAAAGAAGGTCCCTAAAACAATGAAATGCGAGGCCAACATTTTGAATGAAAAGAAAGGCACATTCGATACCAGTATTGTTAACACACCCATTCCTAACCCGGTCGAAACCGATCTGAAATCATACGAGTTGTAA
- a CDS encoding ATP-binding protein, translated as MSTLFTLNGHTDLKGPDVAFVEKQIEWLSNVIDTRLKIYFGHEASWAEIEDVPDEQNDWYKTFFKNQQLSFADKVMLWLSMAPVLKPQLLDFFYVKNQDIDTRFSEFGAFKAAQLNGLVPTMDTLLFILSGDDLQKRIFYLNHFGRDHFLFSSHLIQLESPSAAEPFTASVIVAAEDLIEIILRGKEYAPEFSHSFPAKRLTTEQNWDELVLEKKTLVHIEEIRTWIEVGNEMLNTFDLRSKLKPGYRSLFFGPPGTGKTFTAALLGKYTGYDVYRIDLSLIISKYIGETEKNLTRIFDRAEHKKWILFFDEADALFGKRTQVKDSHDRYANQEVSFLLQRVEDYSGLVILATNLKSNIDEAFARRFQSIIDFHMPSPKERLLIWQKTFSQKTKFADDVDLSLISADFEISGGSITNVVRYCSLLAIKRENRIIHHADIIEGIRREFLKEGKTI; from the coding sequence ATGAGTACATTATTTACACTGAATGGACATACTGATTTAAAAGGGCCGGATGTTGCTTTTGTAGAAAAGCAAATTGAATGGCTAAGCAATGTAATTGATACCAGGCTTAAGATATATTTTGGTCATGAAGCGTCGTGGGCCGAAATTGAAGACGTGCCGGATGAACAAAACGACTGGTACAAAACATTCTTCAAAAACCAGCAATTGTCATTTGCCGATAAAGTAATGCTATGGTTAAGCATGGCGCCCGTACTAAAGCCGCAGCTGCTTGATTTTTTTTATGTCAAAAACCAGGATATTGACACCCGCTTTTCAGAGTTCGGTGCTTTCAAGGCAGCCCAGCTAAACGGCCTGGTCCCAACCATGGATACGCTGTTGTTTATTTTAAGCGGCGACGATCTGCAAAAGCGCATTTTTTATCTCAATCATTTCGGGCGCGATCATTTTCTCTTTTCGTCACACCTTATACAATTAGAAAGCCCTTCTGCTGCCGAACCTTTCACCGCTTCGGTTATCGTAGCCGCCGAAGATCTGATCGAGATCATACTCAGGGGAAAAGAGTACGCCCCCGAATTCTCGCATTCGTTTCCTGCAAAAAGGCTTACCACCGAACAAAACTGGGACGAACTGGTATTGGAAAAAAAGACGCTTGTTCATATCGAGGAGATCAGGACGTGGATAGAAGTTGGCAATGAAATGCTGAATACCTTTGATTTGCGCAGCAAATTAAAACCGGGTTACAGAAGCCTGTTTTTCGGCCCTCCGGGAACAGGTAAAACTTTTACCGCCGCCCTGCTTGGCAAATACACCGGTTACGACGTTTACCGCATCGACCTTTCGCTCATCATCAGCAAATACATTGGCGAAACAGAAAAGAACCTTACCAGGATATTCGACAGGGCAGAACATAAAAAATGGATCTTGTTTTTTGACGAAGCAGATGCACTATTTGGCAAAAGGACGCAGGTAAAAGACTCTCACGACCGCTACGCGAACCAGGAAGTCTCGTTTTTACTGCAACGTGTTGAAGATTACAGCGGCCTGGTTATTCTTGCCACAAACCTTAAATCAAATATCGATGAAGCATTTGCCAGGCGTTTTCAAAGCATCATCGATTTTCATATGCCGTCGCCTAAAGAACGGCTATTGATATGGCAGAAGACATTTTCACAAAAAACAAAATTTGCCGATGACGTTGATCTTAGCCTGATCAGCGCTGATTTTGAGATCAGCGGCGGCAGCATTACCAATGTGGTTCGCTATTGTTCATTACTTGCAATAAAAAGGGAAAACAGAATTATTCATCATGCCGATATTATTGAAGGCATCCGCAGAGAATTTTTAAAGGAAGGAAAGACCATTTAA
- a CDS encoding contractile injection system tape measure protein encodes MQKHHINRVLLHFSFAPEEKNTALLQTKKIFYDNTLPLISSIFDKTEKNIYIDKLEIDVGKITESEFSEKFSAALTEALSRLSFQTTHQNKYEPKAGFSADEITGLLVEDLVFFLKSGYWPWYVQRKPEEEIREMIIAFWEHKELVFALFSKIKADHLINVQRITYLAADSKKLKSTLYEAFLMIHPYLKEISFFFKEVYSKVIAGDQYLNAAFINKLYRYRSLETIGDFKNFVAELLEKNLNSSIKLPLQVQQTAGNIKQLLLQQDVVVKDKLLPLLEKLFSTGNKFYNAAESTNPSNNTVFQPGTEEDKISIGNAGLILLHPYLPFMFRELGWVDKGNNFIDQKAQQKAILFLQFLINGKSSQPEHLLVLNKILCGWPIDLPLDIKRHQFSEAEKKEGMEMLDSLIEHWSALRNTSRNGLIKSFITRDGLLQKREDGFLVQVEKSTIDILIEFLPFGILTIKLPWNEYIIYTEWTY; translated from the coding sequence ATGCAAAAACATCATATCAACAGGGTACTTTTGCACTTCTCGTTTGCTCCAGAGGAAAAAAACACAGCCCTGCTGCAAACAAAAAAAATTTTTTACGACAACACTCTTCCGCTTATCAGCTCCATTTTTGACAAAACAGAGAAAAATATTTACATCGACAAGCTGGAAATCGACGTCGGTAAAATAACCGAATCGGAGTTCTCAGAAAAATTTTCCGCGGCTTTAACCGAGGCCTTATCAAGGCTCTCTTTTCAAACCACTCATCAAAATAAATATGAGCCAAAAGCCGGCTTTAGTGCAGATGAAATTACGGGCCTGCTTGTTGAAGACCTGGTTTTCTTTTTGAAAAGCGGTTACTGGCCATGGTACGTTCAACGGAAACCGGAAGAAGAGATCAGGGAAATGATCATCGCTTTTTGGGAGCATAAAGAACTTGTTTTCGCATTATTCAGTAAGATCAAAGCTGATCATTTAATTAATGTACAAAGAATTACTTACCTGGCGGCAGATTCGAAAAAGCTAAAAAGCACATTGTATGAAGCATTTTTAATGATACACCCCTATTTGAAAGAAATTTCTTTTTTTTTCAAGGAGGTTTATTCAAAAGTTATTGCCGGCGATCAATACTTAAATGCAGCTTTCATTAATAAACTGTATCGTTACAGGTCGCTCGAAACCATTGGCGACTTTAAAAACTTTGTTGCCGAACTGCTTGAGAAAAATCTCAACAGCAGTATAAAATTGCCATTGCAGGTTCAGCAAACCGCAGGCAACATTAAACAGCTTTTGCTGCAGCAGGATGTGGTTGTAAAAGACAAATTATTGCCATTGCTTGAAAAGCTATTTTCAACAGGCAACAAATTTTACAATGCTGCCGAATCAACCAATCCTTCAAACAATACCGTTTTTCAACCGGGCACCGAAGAAGATAAAATAAGCATTGGCAATGCCGGCCTTATTTTGTTGCATCCGTATTTACCCTTCATGTTCAGAGAACTGGGCTGGGTTGATAAAGGGAACAATTTTATTGATCAGAAAGCGCAGCAAAAAGCTATCCTGTTTCTTCAATTTTTGATCAATGGTAAAAGCAGCCAGCCGGAGCATCTTTTGGTTTTAAATAAAATACTGTGCGGATGGCCAATTGACTTACCTTTAGATATAAAAAGACATCAATTCTCTGAAGCGGAAAAGAAAGAAGGGATGGAAATGCTGGACAGTTTGATCGAACACTGGTCGGCTTTGAGAAATACTTCGCGGAACGGGTTGATAAAAAGTTTTATTACAAGGGATGGGCTGCTGCAAAAAAGAGAGGACGGTTTCCTGGTACAGGTCGAAAAAAGCACCATTGATATATTGATCGAATTTCTGCCCTTTGGGATCCTTACTATAAAGTTACCATGGAATGAGTACATTATTTACACTGAATGGACATACTGA